The Lachnospiraceae bacterium oral taxon 500 genome window below encodes:
- a CDS encoding ABC transporter permease, translating into MFCKNDKKNINQYQLSDKINPLTIVGLILFFSVVLTVGEQLHYLISLVFVLVLLLLFSPKKAFRMICSLIIVWGIVHLLKPYLGNVLIGSIYMMLLIVLKFSPLFILGRVLSSYSSSHLMAAFRKVGIDGGIGIGITVFFRFIPEISIRMKEINNGMKIRGFRASIFKPLKTFELYFVPLMYKCIDISDTLTCSIISKGIEYDGKKTSFHEVKITLIDIAMLMGGIALVGVSAWKIF; encoded by the coding sequence GTGTTTTGTAAAAATGATAAAAAGAATATAAATCAATACCAACTATCAGATAAAATCAACCCACTTACTATAGTTGGGTTGATTTTATTCTTTTCGGTGGTTTTAACAGTGGGCGAACAATTACACTACCTCATTTCACTTGTTTTTGTTTTAGTGTTACTACTATTATTCTCTCCTAAAAAAGCATTTAGAATGATATGCTCATTGATCATAGTATGGGGAATTGTTCATTTACTAAAACCTTATTTAGGAAATGTTTTGATTGGTTCCATATATATGATGCTACTTATAGTATTGAAATTTTCGCCGCTTTTCATTTTGGGGAGAGTCTTATCTTCATATAGTTCATCTCATCTCATGGCGGCATTTAGAAAAGTTGGTATAGATGGTGGAATAGGTATAGGAATTACAGTGTTTTTTCGCTTTATTCCAGAAATTTCTATTCGAATGAAAGAAATAAACAACGGCATGAAAATTAGAGGATTCAGAGCAAGTATATTTAAACCACTGAAGACATTTGAATTATATTTTGTTCCGCTTATGTATAAGTGCATAGATATAAGTGATACTTTGACTTGTTCAATCATATCAAAAGGTATTGAGTATGACGGTAAAAAAACAAGTTTTCATGAAGTGAAAATCACATTGATTGATATTGCAATGCTGATGGGTGGAATAGCTTTAGTGGGGGTGAGTGCATGGAAAATATTTTAG
- a CDS encoding ABC transporter translates to MENILEAEIRAFSYGEDLILKDLKLSVKKGEIVVLTGLSGCGKTTLLRLLNGLIPSFYDGCLNGEIKLLGKDITLYKKGELAKYIGNVFQNPKDQFFCDVVEDEIALVGENLGLEKKILREKVDEAMQLLEIEYLRKKSIFELSGGERQKVAIAGTLIYDTDIIFFDEPSSSLDYNSIRKFTEILINLKALGKTIIIAEHRLYYLKDMFSRLVYIKDGTIQDVFQNGQLNNEKCRELELRTFNEKELVSEMEHIDTEICIKVNKANIHQGKRLLIKDLTFDIKEKEIMGIIGSNGIGKTTLGKALCGLSEKYLDVSYGQKQRERLKNSYCVLQDVDAQIFLDTVENELIFCKDKNSESDLEKIREYLKDTDLWHKKTNHPQKLSGGQKQRLAIITSFLSGRKLIILDEPTSGLDYKSMKIMSDLMTEKAKEIPIIIITHDLELLFKTCNSVLMLGDKDYKKISVKGNEALIMDFMDKKGNLLKEKNYVK, encoded by the coding sequence ATGGAAAATATTTTAGAAGCAGAAATACGAGCTTTTTCTTATGGAGAAGATTTAATACTAAAAGATTTAAAACTATCTGTGAAAAAAGGCGAAATCGTTGTTTTGACAGGACTTTCAGGTTGTGGCAAAACCACGCTTTTAAGGCTTTTGAATGGGTTGATACCATCCTTTTATGATGGTTGTCTAAACGGCGAAATCAAGTTATTAGGAAAGGATATAACTCTATATAAAAAAGGAGAACTTGCAAAATATATAGGGAATGTATTCCAAAACCCTAAAGATCAATTTTTCTGTGATGTGGTTGAAGATGAAATTGCTTTAGTGGGTGAAAATTTAGGGTTAGAGAAAAAAATCTTAAGAGAAAAAGTTGACGAAGCAATGCAGTTACTTGAAATAGAGTATCTAAGAAAAAAGTCTATCTTCGAGTTATCCGGAGGTGAAAGACAAAAAGTAGCAATAGCAGGAACTCTTATTTATGACACAGACATTATCTTTTTTGATGAACCATCAAGCAGTTTGGATTATAACAGTATAAGGAAATTTACGGAGATCCTTATTAATTTAAAAGCATTAGGAAAGACAATCATTATAGCCGAACATAGACTTTACTACTTAAAAGATATGTTTAGTAGATTAGTCTATATCAAAGATGGAACAATACAAGATGTTTTTCAAAATGGACAGCTTAATAATGAAAAATGTAGAGAACTTGAATTGAGGACATTTAATGAAAAGGAGCTTGTGTCAGAAATGGAGCATATTGATACTGAAATCTGTATCAAAGTCAATAAAGCTAATATTCATCAAGGCAAAAGACTTTTGATAAAAGATTTGACTTTTGATATTAAAGAAAAAGAAATCATGGGAATCATCGGCTCTAATGGAATTGGGAAAACGACATTGGGGAAAGCGTTGTGCGGACTTTCTGAAAAATATTTAGATGTCAGCTATGGGCAGAAACAAAGAGAAAGGCTTAAAAATTCATATTGCGTGTTACAAGATGTAGATGCTCAGATTTTTTTAGACACAGTAGAAAATGAATTGATATTTTGTAAAGATAAAAACTCGGAAAGTGATTTAGAAAAAATACGAGAATATCTAAAAGATACAGACCTGTGGCATAAAAAAACCAATCATCCGCAGAAATTATCCGGTGGACAAAAACAACGATTGGCGATTATTACTTCGTTTTTATCTGGTCGTAAACTGATAATTTTGGATGAACCAACATCAGGTCTTGATTATAAAAGTATGAAAATTATGTCCGATTTAATGACAGAAAAAGCAAAGGAGATTCCAATTATAATAATTACTCATGACTTAGAGTTGTTATTTAAAACCTGTAATTCCGTCTTAATGCTCGGCGATAAGGATTATAAAAAAATATCTGTAAAGGGAAATGAAGCGTTAATCATGGATTTTATGGATAAAAAAGGAAATTTATTGAAGGAGAAAAACTATGTTAAATAA